In the genome of Pelobacter seleniigenes DSM 18267, one region contains:
- a CDS encoding chemotaxis protein CheB gives MNKKPNSLSNGKEPAASRYPAGITETKARYGAVVGIGTSAGGLEALEQFLRNVPAKSGIAFVIVQHLDPTHKGVLPDLLQRVTSMTVRQVTDRMKVESDCVYIIPPNKDMSILHGVLYLFEPTESRGLRLPIDFFFNSLAEDQKQLAVGVVLSGMGSDGTLGLRAIKAKAGLVGVQDPSSAKFDSMPRSAIDAGLADIVSPAEELPGKILAYLRHIPNRSSSQPVLLEKEQSALEKVTVLLRSKTGHDFSLYKKNTLYRRIERRMAVHQIKRIDDYVRFLRENPAEAEILFKELLIGVTSFFRDPEEWNLLRDKALPALLTQQPDGGSFRAWSVGCSTGEEAYSLAITFKEAVAHCKTNDSYTLQIFATDLDQDAIVRARQGLYPVNIAGQVSDERLHRFFIQEEKGYRVHKEIREMVTFATQNIIMDPPFTKLDILLCRNLLIYLQPDLQKKLLPLFHYSLKPGGLLLLGTAETVGSFNSLFAAMQPKSRLYLRQDSLPSPASLIFPTMNGAGMPGIKKESKMPHQPDNLQSLTDQLLLQSYSPPAVLTSAQGDILYIRGKTGKYLEPASGKVNWNIFAMARDELRFEMNGAFQKAVREQKTVTAKGLKVSVNGGLQALNLTIQPITHPEALSGMVLVIFQDMPADPTKAGTGRGKTKSPASARIAELEQALMQSREELQITHESIQASQEEFKSMNEELQSTNEELQSTNEELSTSKEEMQSINEELQTVNAEQAAKMEEFGRINSDMQNLLNSTEIISLFLDNELRIKRFTPSAVKLFNLLDSDIGRPLTDLSSELYYPQMFDDAREVLRTMLFCEKQISATKDRYFSVRIMPYRTLENRIDGVVMTLNDISRSTLLEADLKATSGMLRALVQAAPLIIIGLSEEGKILEFNPEAERLLGRKRTEVIGGNFFEIFTPEVDQPKAEADLKKLLTSESGQKFTTRILTKDNSSVRIQWTAEKILMADNQTSGMVAFGQNLS, from the coding sequence ATGAATAAAAAACCTAATTCCTTATCAAACGGCAAGGAACCGGCCGCATCTCGCTACCCAGCAGGGATCACGGAAACAAAGGCAAGGTATGGTGCGGTGGTCGGCATTGGTACCTCCGCCGGCGGGCTGGAAGCCCTTGAGCAATTTCTCCGCAACGTACCAGCTAAATCTGGCATCGCTTTCGTCATCGTCCAGCACCTCGACCCGACCCATAAGGGGGTCTTGCCGGACCTTCTACAGCGCGTCACCAGCATGACAGTTCGCCAAGTGACCGACCGGATGAAGGTGGAGTCGGACTGCGTTTACATCATTCCTCCCAACAAGGACATGTCGATACTGCATGGAGTATTGTACCTGTTTGAGCCTACGGAGTCTCGTGGCCTGCGCCTGCCGATCGATTTTTTCTTCAACTCCCTGGCCGAAGACCAGAAGCAACTGGCTGTCGGGGTGGTCCTGTCTGGAATGGGCTCCGACGGAACTCTGGGATTGCGGGCGATCAAGGCGAAAGCAGGCCTGGTGGGGGTACAAGATCCATCCTCGGCCAAGTTTGATAGTATGCCCCGCAGCGCCATCGATGCCGGGTTGGCCGACATTGTCAGCCCAGCCGAAGAACTTCCAGGAAAAATCCTTGCCTATCTTCGCCATATCCCCAACCGGTCCAGCTCACAACCTGTCCTGTTGGAAAAAGAACAGAGTGCCCTGGAAAAGGTTACCGTCCTCTTGCGATCCAAGACCGGCCACGATTTTTCCCTCTACAAAAAAAACACCCTGTATCGTCGCATTGAGCGCCGTATGGCTGTCCACCAGATTAAGCGGATCGACGACTATGTCCGCTTTTTAAGAGAAAACCCTGCGGAGGCGGAAATCCTCTTCAAGGAACTGCTGATCGGCGTCACCAGTTTCTTCCGTGATCCGGAGGAATGGAATTTGCTGCGGGATAAAGCCTTGCCGGCCCTGCTGACTCAACAACCCGACGGTGGCTCCTTCCGCGCCTGGTCGGTCGGCTGCTCGACTGGTGAAGAAGCTTATTCGCTGGCCATCACCTTTAAAGAGGCGGTGGCACACTGCAAAACAAATGATTCATACACCCTGCAGATTTTTGCCACCGATCTGGACCAGGACGCCATCGTCAGGGCCCGTCAGGGGCTATACCCGGTCAATATTGCCGGGCAGGTCTCAGACGAACGCCTCCACCGATTTTTCATTCAGGAGGAAAAAGGTTACCGGGTCCACAAAGAAATTCGCGAGATGGTCACATTCGCCACCCAGAATATCATCATGGACCCGCCTTTTACCAAACTGGACATCCTGCTCTGCCGCAATCTGTTGATTTATCTGCAGCCAGACCTACAAAAGAAGCTTCTGCCACTCTTTCATTACAGCCTCAAGCCCGGTGGGCTGCTCTTGCTGGGCACCGCTGAGACCGTGGGGAGTTTTAACTCCCTGTTTGCTGCAATGCAACCCAAGTCGAGACTTTACCTCCGGCAAGATTCGCTGCCAAGCCCTGCGAGCCTGATTTTCCCAACCATGAACGGGGCTGGCATGCCGGGAATAAAAAAGGAATCGAAGATGCCCCACCAACCCGACAACCTCCAGTCCCTCACGGATCAACTTCTGCTCCAGAGCTATTCTCCGCCCGCAGTCCTGACCAGTGCTCAGGGGGACATCCTCTACATCCGAGGGAAGACTGGCAAGTACCTGGAACCGGCTTCCGGAAAGGTCAACTGGAACATCTTCGCCATGGCCCGTGACGAGCTGCGCTTCGAAATGAACGGTGCCTTTCAGAAGGCGGTTCGGGAACAGAAGACGGTGACTGCCAAAGGACTCAAGGTCAGTGTGAACGGCGGGCTCCAGGCCCTGAACTTGACTATCCAGCCGATCACACATCCGGAAGCCCTCAGCGGAATGGTGCTGGTGATCTTTCAGGACATGCCGGCAGATCCGACCAAAGCCGGGACTGGTCGCGGCAAAACAAAGTCGCCAGCAAGCGCCAGGATCGCCGAATTGGAGCAGGCTCTGATGCAGAGCCGTGAGGAACTGCAGATAACCCACGAAAGCATCCAGGCATCTCAAGAAGAGTTCAAATCGATGAACGAGGAGTTGCAGTCCACTAACGAGGAGTTGCAGTCCACCAACGAGGAGCTGTCCACCTCCAAGGAGGAGATGCAGTCGATAAATGAAGAATTGCAGACCGTCAACGCGGAACAGGCTGCCAAGATGGAGGAATTCGGCCGGATCAACAGCGATATGCAGAACCTGCTTAACAGCACGGAAATCATCTCCCTGTTTCTCGATAACGAGCTCAGGATCAAACGTTTCACCCCCAGCGCGGTCAAACTCTTCAATCTCCTCGACAGCGATATCGGTCGACCACTGACCGATCTGTCCAGCGAGTTGTATTATCCGCAAATGTTCGACGATGCCCGGGAAGTCCTGCGCACCATGCTTTTTTGCGAAAAACAGATCTCAGCAACTAAAGATCGGTACTTTTCTGTGCGTATCATGCCCTATCGAACCCTGGAGAACCGGATTGATGGCGTGGTAATGACATTGAATGACATCTCTCGAAGCACTCTTTTGGAAGCTGATTTAAAGGCCACCAGCGGGATGCTGCGGGCACTGGTGCAGGCAGCCCCGCTGATTATCATCGGCCTGTCCGAGGAGGGTAAAATCCTTGAGTTTAATCCAGAAGCTGAACGATTGCTGGGTCGTAAAAGGACCGAAGTCATAGGAGGCAACTTTTTCGAAATATTCACCCCGGAAGTCGATCAGCCTAAAGCCGAAGCCGATCTGAAAAAACTGCTGACCAGTGAATCCGGACAGAAATTTACTACGCGAATTTTAACAAAAGACAATAGCTCCGTTCGGATTCAATGGACCGCCGAAAAGATTCTAATGGCCGACAACCAGACCTCCGGCATGGTGGCTTTTGGTCAAAACCTCTCCTGA